A genomic segment from Alteribacillus bidgolensis encodes:
- a CDS encoding UDP-N-acetylglucosamine 1-carboxyvinyltransferase — translation MEKLMVEGGHPLNGKIHISGAKNSAVALVPAAILADSVVSIDNLPEISDVETLASLLEDIGASVSYEGSSMTIDPKKVIPMPLPNGRVKKLRASYYMMGAMLGKFKRAAIGLPGGCNLGPRPIDQHIKGFVALGAKVTNEHGAIYLRADKLQGARIYLDVVSVGATINIMLAAVKAEGRTIIENAAKEPEIIDVATLLTSMGAKIKGVGTNVIRIDGVDELSGCAHSIIPDRIEAGTYIIAAAAMGEEVLIDNVIPDHLESLIAKLREMGVRIEAGDDQILIRSSPELKSIDIKTLVYPGFATDLQQPVTVLLTKAQGTSIVTDTIYNARFKHVDELRRMGAEIKVEGRSALINGKKRLQGAKVKASDLRAGAALIIAGLIADGVTEITGMEHIDRGYEDLEEKLLALGANVWRERLSTEEAEQVKSS, via the coding sequence ATGGAGAAGTTGATGGTTGAAGGAGGACATCCTTTAAACGGAAAGATACATATCAGCGGAGCCAAGAACAGCGCGGTAGCTTTAGTTCCTGCTGCGATTCTTGCTGACTCTGTTGTTTCTATTGATAACCTGCCGGAAATCTCTGATGTAGAAACATTAGCCTCTTTGCTAGAGGACATTGGAGCTTCTGTTTCTTACGAAGGCAGCAGTATGACGATAGATCCAAAAAAAGTCATACCAATGCCATTACCAAATGGAAGAGTGAAAAAATTAAGGGCTTCGTATTATATGATGGGGGCGATGCTAGGCAAGTTTAAACGAGCGGCTATCGGTCTGCCAGGTGGATGTAATTTAGGTCCGAGGCCAATTGATCAGCATATTAAAGGGTTTGTAGCACTCGGAGCTAAAGTAACCAATGAGCACGGAGCCATTTATTTAAGAGCAGATAAGCTTCAAGGAGCACGTATTTATTTAGATGTAGTAAGTGTAGGAGCAACGATTAACATTATGCTGGCAGCAGTAAAAGCGGAAGGCCGCACCATTATAGAAAATGCGGCTAAAGAACCGGAAATCATTGATGTGGCTACTTTATTAACTAGTATGGGAGCCAAAATTAAAGGTGTTGGCACAAATGTTATCCGTATTGATGGAGTCGATGAATTAAGCGGCTGTGCTCATTCTATTATTCCCGACCGTATTGAAGCAGGAACGTACATTATTGCAGCAGCAGCTATGGGAGAAGAGGTTCTCATTGACAATGTTATTCCTGATCATCTTGAATCACTTATAGCAAAACTAAGGGAAATGGGCGTTCGAATTGAAGCAGGGGATGACCAGATTTTGATTCGCTCTTCTCCGGAGTTAAAAAGCATTGATATAAAAACACTTGTTTATCCAGGGTTTGCTACAGATTTGCAGCAGCCTGTTACCGTTCTTTTAACGAAAGCGCAAGGGACAAGCATAGTGACAGACACAATATATAATGCTCGGTTTAAACATGTGGATGAACTTCGCCGCATGGGAGCAGAAATAAAAGTGGAAGGACGGTCTGCATTAATCAACGGTAAAAAGCGTTTGCAGGGAGCAAAAGTAAAAGCTAGTGATCTGCGGGCAGGAGCCGCTCTGATTATCGCAGGATTAATCGCAGACGGAGTCACAGAAATAACGGGAATGGAACACATAGACCGTGGATACGAAGACTTAGAAGAAAAACTGTTAGCATTAGGTGCAAATGTTTGGAGAGAAAGGCTTAGCACAGAAGAAGCTGAACAAGTGAAAAGTTCATAA
- a CDS encoding thymidine kinase produces MAQLFFKYGAMNSGKSIEILKVAHNYEEQEKPVLIFTSGLDNRDEVGYVSSRIGFKRKALPIFEETNVFKVVENYEQRPFCVLVDEVQFLNKEHVLQFAQIVDELDIPVMGFGLKNDFQNELFEGSKYFLLYADKIEEMKTICWFCAKKAIMNLRVDENANPIYTGEQIQIGGHDSYYPVCRKCHSNPPI; encoded by the coding sequence GTGGCACAGCTATTTTTTAAATATGGAGCAATGAATAGCGGAAAATCAATTGAAATTTTAAAGGTAGCTCATAATTACGAGGAACAAGAAAAACCAGTCCTCATCTTTACTTCTGGATTGGATAATAGAGATGAAGTCGGTTATGTCTCGAGCAGGATAGGTTTTAAAAGAAAAGCGCTTCCTATCTTTGAAGAAACAAATGTTTTTAAAGTAGTGGAAAATTACGAGCAGCGGCCATTTTGTGTCTTGGTAGATGAAGTCCAGTTCTTAAATAAAGAACATGTTCTACAGTTTGCACAAATTGTTGATGAGCTAGATATTCCAGTCATGGGGTTTGGTCTTAAAAATGACTTTCAAAATGAATTATTTGAAGGCAGTAAATATTTTTTGCTTTACGCTGATAAAATTGAGGAAATGAAAACAATATGCTGGTTTTGTGCAAAGAAAGCCATCATGAATTTGCGAGTAGATGAGAATGCAAACCCTATTTATACAGGTGAACAAATTCAAATTGGCGGACATGACTCCTACTATCCAGTATGCCGTAAATGTCATTCCAATCCGCCAATCTAA
- the glpX gene encoding class II fructose-bisphosphatase produces the protein MERSLSMELVRVTEAAALSSARWMGRGKKEEADDAATSAMRDVFDTIPMKGTVVIGEGEKDEAPMLYIDEKLGNGYGPRVDVAVDPLEGTNIVANGMWNALAVIAVADHGNLLHAPDMYMEKIAVGPQAVGKVDINAPVEENLKAVAKAKNKDVEDVVVTILNRDRHSKLIQDIRDAGARIKLIQDGDVAAAMNTAFEETGIDILVGSGGAPEGVLSAVALKCLGGEQQAKLLPKDDEELARCKKMGIEDVSRVLHMEDLVGGDDAIFAATGVTDGELLKGVHYKGANATTQSLVMRAKSGTVRFVDGKHNVKKKPDFVIKP, from the coding sequence ATGGAAAGAAGTTTATCAATGGAACTTGTCCGTGTTACGGAGGCAGCTGCTCTGTCTTCTGCGCGCTGGATGGGCAGAGGAAAAAAAGAAGAAGCAGATGATGCAGCAACAAGTGCGATGCGGGATGTTTTTGATACTATACCTATGAAAGGAACAGTGGTGATCGGAGAAGGGGAAAAAGATGAAGCTCCGATGCTCTACATAGATGAAAAACTTGGTAATGGATATGGACCGAGAGTCGATGTTGCCGTGGATCCTCTCGAAGGAACTAACATTGTGGCAAATGGTATGTGGAATGCCCTAGCGGTAATTGCAGTTGCTGATCATGGCAACTTGCTGCATGCGCCAGATATGTACATGGAAAAGATTGCAGTTGGCCCGCAAGCAGTAGGTAAAGTAGATATTAATGCACCGGTTGAAGAAAACTTAAAAGCAGTGGCTAAAGCAAAAAACAAGGATGTAGAAGATGTGGTGGTAACTATATTAAATAGAGACCGTCACAGTAAATTAATTCAAGACATACGCGATGCAGGAGCTAGAATAAAACTCATTCAAGACGGTGACGTAGCAGCTGCGATGAATACTGCTTTTGAAGAAACTGGGATTGATATTTTAGTAGGCTCTGGCGGAGCACCTGAAGGGGTTTTATCCGCTGTTGCTTTGAAGTGTCTAGGCGGAGAACAGCAAGCAAAACTTCTTCCAAAAGATGATGAAGAGCTTGCCCGCTGTAAGAAGATGGGCATCGAGGACGTTTCGCGTGTACTTCATATGGAAGACCTGGTTGGAGGCGATGATGCAATATTTGCAGCAACCGGTGTTACGGATGGTGAATTGCTAAAAGGTGTCCATTATAAAGGGGCAAATGCTACCACACAATCACTTGTAATGCGTGCAAAATCGGGAACTGTACGATTTGTAGATGGAAAACATAATGTGAAAAAGAAACCAGATTTTGTCATAAAGCCTTAA
- the rho gene encoding transcription termination factor Rho produces the protein MSVNIAELENKTLKDLYSLAKDYKVSYYSKLTKRELIFAILKGQAEKDGLMFMEGVLEIIQTEGYGFLRPINYLPSSEDIYISASQIRRFSLRNGDKISGKVRPPKDTERYHGLLMVEAVNGEDPDTSKERPHFPALTPLYPESRMTLENKPGRISARLIDLITPVGFGQRGLIVAPPKAGKTSLLKEVANSITENHPETELIVLLVDERPEEVTDIERSVDGDIVSSTFDELPENHIKVSELVLERAMRLVEHKKDVVILMDSITRLARAYNLVIPPSGRTLSGGIDPAAFHRPKRFFGAARNIEEGGSLTILATALVDTGSRMDDVIYEEFKGTGNMELHLDRRLAERRIFPSIDIRRSSTRKEELLVSKDHLENLWAIRKTMNDSPDFVDHFIRRLKQTKTNEEFFEEMEKDKAKGSAAGRK, from the coding sequence TTGAGTGTAAACATAGCAGAATTAGAAAATAAAACGCTGAAGGATCTGTACAGTCTGGCGAAAGATTATAAGGTTTCCTACTACAGCAAATTAACAAAACGAGAATTAATTTTTGCCATATTAAAAGGACAAGCCGAAAAAGACGGATTGATGTTTATGGAAGGTGTCCTTGAAATCATACAAACAGAGGGTTATGGATTTTTAAGGCCTATTAATTATTTACCGAGTTCAGAGGACATTTATATTTCGGCTTCTCAAATTCGAAGGTTCAGTTTAAGAAATGGCGACAAAATATCTGGAAAAGTGCGGCCGCCAAAGGACACGGAAAGGTATCACGGTTTATTGATGGTAGAGGCGGTAAATGGAGAGGACCCAGACACCTCAAAAGAAAGGCCGCACTTTCCAGCGCTTACTCCGCTTTATCCAGAAAGCCGGATGACGTTGGAAAATAAGCCGGGCCGGATCAGTGCCCGCCTTATTGATTTAATTACACCGGTTGGGTTTGGACAGCGCGGTCTTATCGTAGCTCCTCCTAAAGCAGGTAAGACATCGCTTTTAAAAGAAGTGGCAAACAGCATTACAGAAAATCATCCGGAAACAGAATTAATTGTACTGCTTGTAGATGAACGCCCGGAAGAAGTAACAGACATTGAACGCTCGGTCGATGGAGACATTGTAAGCTCCACTTTTGATGAATTACCTGAAAATCACATTAAGGTATCAGAACTCGTTTTAGAGCGAGCCATGAGACTTGTGGAACATAAAAAAGATGTTGTTATACTGATGGACAGCATCACTCGTTTAGCGCGGGCGTATAATCTAGTCATTCCTCCTAGCGGCCGAACTTTATCGGGTGGTATTGATCCTGCAGCTTTCCACCGTCCAAAACGATTTTTCGGCGCTGCTCGTAATATAGAAGAAGGCGGCAGTCTAACCATTCTGGCAACAGCTCTGGTGGACACAGGGTCTCGAATGGATGATGTGATTTATGAAGAATTTAAAGGCACCGGGAATATGGAACTGCATCTGGACCGCCGCTTAGCAGAACGCAGAATCTTCCCATCCATTGATATCCGTCGTTCTAGTACCCGAAAAGAAGAATTGCTTGTTTCAAAGGATCATTTAGAAAACTTGTGGGCGATTCGAAAAACGATGAACGATTCCCCAGATTTTGTGGATCACTTCATCCGCAGATTAAAGCAGACAAAAACGAACGAGGAATTTTTTGAGGAAATGGAAAAAGACAAAGCAAAGGGATCAGCGGCAGGACGCAAATAA
- a CDS encoding type B 50S ribosomal protein L31: protein MKQEIHPDYKKVVFLDTSTGFKFLSGSTKGSEETIEWEDGNTYPLIKVEISSDSHPFYTGKQKLADTGGRIDRFKKKYNLK from the coding sequence ATGAAACAAGAAATCCATCCAGATTACAAAAAAGTCGTATTTTTGGATACAAGCACAGGTTTTAAGTTTTTGAGCGGTTCTACAAAAGGTTCTGAAGAAACGATTGAGTGGGAAGATGGGAACACATACCCTCTTATTAAAGTAGAAATCAGCTCCGATTCTCATCCGTTTTATACTGGGAAGCAAAAGCTTGCAGATACAGGCGGACGTATCGACCGTTTCAAAAAGAAATACAATCTTAAGTAA
- a CDS encoding RNA polymerase sigma factor, with the protein MNDDELIQRARSGEEEAFQELIERHYRTVQKFAFQIGVHPPYVEDVTQEVFLKVYRSISTFSGGTFTTWLYSITLNAARDLIRKEKRQKRNLQAMKEKDNGKLFDELETGEETWELHDMIRSLPEKYRIPLILHYFHEQTYREISKVTGVTETAVKTRVMRARNQLKKRYEKAGVIHE; encoded by the coding sequence ATGAATGATGATGAATTGATACAACGGGCCCGGTCTGGAGAAGAGGAAGCCTTTCAAGAATTAATCGAAAGGCACTATCGAACGGTACAGAAGTTCGCCTTTCAAATCGGAGTCCATCCCCCGTATGTCGAAGATGTAACGCAAGAAGTATTTTTAAAAGTATACCGTTCCATTTCTACTTTTTCTGGCGGCACATTCACTACCTGGTTGTATTCCATCACTTTAAATGCAGCAAGAGATCTTATTCGTAAAGAAAAACGGCAAAAGCGCAACCTTCAAGCGATGAAAGAAAAAGACAATGGCAAACTGTTCGACGAGCTGGAAACAGGAGAAGAAACATGGGAATTGCATGACATGATAAGGAGTTTACCTGAAAAATACCGCATCCCGTTAATTCTTCACTATTTTCATGAACAAACATACCGGGAAATCAGCAAAGTTACCGGTGTGACAGAAACTGCTGTAAAAACAAGAGTCATGAGAGCTAGAAACCAGCTGAAGAAACGGTATGAGAAAGCAGGTGTGATCCATGAATAA
- a CDS encoding NarK family nitrate/nitrite MFS transporter, whose protein sequence is MQSPYTGNVKILGFTTLAFFISFVVWFNMAPFMTTLTEVFGLSKDEVALLAVANVTLTIPARVLIGMLVDRFGPRRVYSWLLILLSIPCFTFALSNSFTQLMISRMFLAMIGAGFVVGIRLVAEWFPPQRVGFAEGVYGGWGNFGSAAAAMTLPTLAVIFGGEDGWRYAVALTGIIALVYGIIFMRIVEDTPEGVTYKRPKKSGALEVTSYRDMVGLMLMSLPVFGILAFQTYRLEDLDFISSTVSILIFFTLIFLFIFNIYKIWNVNKDHLREGVPEKEKYSFKQVAILNFAYFCTFGSELAVVSMLPQFFEETFALGVAQAGLIAGSFAFMNLMSRPSGGWFSDKFGRKKTLIILMVGLALGYMGMALIGSTWPLWLAVALTMCCSFFVQAGEGAVYAMVPLVKKRVTGQVSGMVGAYGNVGSVIFLTVLSFVNPAIFFLVIGCSAIVCLICTFFLEEPVDEAIEQETEEREQQKMASV, encoded by the coding sequence ATGCAGTCTCCATACACGGGGAATGTGAAAATACTAGGATTCACCACTTTAGCCTTTTTCATCTCTTTTGTCGTTTGGTTCAATATGGCTCCCTTTATGACAACATTGACGGAAGTATTTGGACTGTCCAAGGATGAAGTTGCGTTATTAGCAGTTGCCAATGTTACCTTAACCATTCCTGCTCGAGTGCTCATAGGAATGCTTGTTGACCGTTTCGGACCTCGTAGAGTGTATTCCTGGCTTCTTATCCTATTAAGTATTCCATGTTTTACATTTGCTTTATCGAATTCTTTTACACAATTAATGATTTCTAGAATGTTTTTAGCTATGATTGGTGCTGGTTTTGTTGTTGGGATTCGCTTAGTAGCAGAATGGTTTCCTCCTCAGCGGGTTGGTTTTGCTGAAGGTGTCTATGGAGGCTGGGGGAACTTCGGTTCTGCAGCTGCAGCGATGACGCTGCCAACGCTTGCTGTAATCTTTGGCGGAGAAGATGGATGGCGTTATGCTGTTGCTTTAACCGGTATTATTGCTCTTGTTTATGGTATTATCTTTATGCGTATTGTTGAAGACACTCCTGAAGGTGTAACTTATAAACGTCCGAAGAAAAGCGGTGCATTAGAGGTTACCAGTTACAGAGATATGGTAGGTTTGATGCTGATGAGTTTGCCGGTATTTGGTATTCTTGCTTTCCAAACTTACAGGCTCGAGGATTTGGATTTTATAAGTTCAACGGTATCTATACTTATATTTTTTACATTAATATTTCTTTTCATTTTCAATATTTATAAAATTTGGAATGTTAATAAAGATCACTTAAGAGAAGGAGTCCCTGAAAAGGAAAAATATTCATTTAAACAAGTAGCGATTCTGAACTTTGCTTATTTTTGTACATTTGGATCAGAGCTTGCCGTAGTGTCCATGTTACCGCAGTTTTTTGAAGAAACATTTGCATTGGGAGTTGCTCAAGCTGGTCTTATTGCAGGAAGTTTTGCATTTATGAATTTAATGTCACGTCCTAGCGGCGGCTGGTTTAGTGATAAATTTGGCCGGAAGAAAACATTAATTATATTAATGGTAGGGTTGGCACTAGGATATATGGGGATGGCATTAATTGGTTCGACATGGCCGCTGTGGTTAGCTGTAGCATTAACTATGTGCTGTTCTTTCTTCGTACAAGCTGGGGAAGGGGCCGTGTATGCAATGGTACCGTTAGTTAAAAAACGAGTAACAGGCCAGGTTTCAGGAATGGTTGGCGCATATGGAAACGTCGGTTCAGTTATTTTCTTGACCGTATTAAGTTTTGTAAATCCTGCCATCTTTTTTTTAGTAATTGGCTGCTCGGCAATTGTATGCTTAATTTGCACATTTTTCTTAGAAGAGCCAGTAGATGAAGCTATTGAGCAAGAAACAGAAGAAAGGGAGCAGCAAAAAATGGCTTCTGTGTAA